A genomic stretch from Chryseobacterium sp. SNU WT5 includes:
- a CDS encoding glycosyltransferase family 4 protein, translating into MKIAFDGKRFFNNSSGLGNFSRDLVRILANCFPENNYILFNENKSEKGKDIVDLPNVSFVETSKGTMSRQFKMGKDAQQINADIFHGLSGELPLKWNDKPIKKIVTIHDLIFMRFPQYYSFFDRKIHFWKFKKAAEQADLIIAISEQTKRDIIQFLKAPECKIRVVYQGCHHAFKENQSADFLASVKEKFNLPGRFILNVGTIEKRKNLLNIVKAITGTNIPLVVIGKKTKYFNKVKKYITKNKLESHVHVLENVSMEELAAIYKLADIFVYPSLFEGFGIPVIEALFSKSPVITSNLSCLPEAGGKDSLYIDPHNFKDLKAKILFLWNNESERKRRAEKSLEFVQKFNDNQIAENLYSVYQEVMLK; encoded by the coding sequence ATGAAAATTGCTTTCGATGGTAAACGCTTCTTCAATAATTCTTCGGGTTTAGGAAATTTCTCCCGCGATTTAGTTAGGATCTTGGCCAATTGTTTTCCTGAAAATAATTATATTCTTTTCAATGAAAATAAATCTGAAAAAGGAAAGGATATTGTAGACTTACCCAATGTTTCATTTGTAGAAACTTCAAAAGGAACAATGTCCCGGCAATTTAAAATGGGAAAAGATGCCCAACAAATTAATGCCGATATTTTCCATGGGCTTTCCGGCGAATTACCTTTAAAATGGAACGATAAACCGATTAAGAAAATAGTCACGATTCATGATTTAATATTCATGAGATTTCCGCAATATTATTCTTTTTTCGATCGAAAAATTCACTTTTGGAAGTTCAAAAAAGCTGCAGAACAGGCTGATTTGATTATTGCAATTTCTGAGCAAACAAAACGCGATATTATTCAGTTTCTAAAAGCTCCAGAATGCAAAATAAGGGTGGTTTATCAAGGCTGCCATCATGCTTTTAAAGAAAATCAAAGCGCAGATTTTTTAGCTTCAGTAAAAGAAAAATTTAATTTACCTGGAAGATTTATTCTGAATGTTGGAACGATCGAAAAACGCAAAAATTTATTAAATATCGTGAAAGCGATTACTGGAACAAATATTCCTTTAGTTGTCATTGGTAAAAAAACAAAATACTTTAATAAAGTCAAGAAATATATAACTAAAAATAAATTAGAAAGCCATGTTCACGTTCTGGAAAATGTTTCCATGGAAGAATTGGCAGCAATTTATAAACTCGCGGATATTTTCGTTTATCCGAGCCTTTTTGAAGGTTTTGGAATTCCGGTTATTGAAGCGCTTTTTTCTAAAAGCCCTGTAATTACAAGTAATCTCAGTTGCCTTCCAGAAGCGGGTGGTAAAGATTCTCTTTATATCGATCCGCATAATTTCAAAGACCTAAAAGCCAAAATCTTATTTCTTTGGAACAATGAATCTGAAAGAAAACGCAGAGCAGAAAAAAGTTTAGAATTTGTTCAGAAATTTAATGATAACCAAATTGCTGAAAATTTATATTCTGTTTATCAGGAAGTTATGTTAAAATAA
- the hisG gene encoding ATP phosphoribosyltransferase yields MNKLKIAIQKSGRLSEKSLELLKECGIKIPDFKSKLKNSATNFPLEILFLRDDDIPKYVEQGIVDIGIIGENEVLEQNKNVDFVRKLGFANCSLSLAIPKDQDYSDLSFFQGKKIATSYPTIVKNYFEKNNISAEIVEISGSVEIAPSIGLADAIADLVSSGSTLLHNGLKEVEEVLKSEAVLISSRNLPDGISIILESFLFRIQAVINSRENKYILLNAPNESIEKIINILPGMKSPTVLPLAETGWSSIHSVVRENKFWKIIDELKKFGAEGILVIPIEKMVL; encoded by the coding sequence ATGAACAAATTAAAGATCGCAATACAAAAAAGTGGCAGACTCAGCGAAAAGTCCCTTGAACTTTTAAAAGAATGTGGCATTAAAATTCCAGATTTTAAAAGCAAACTCAAAAACTCAGCAACCAATTTTCCTTTAGAAATTCTTTTCCTTCGCGATGATGATATTCCAAAATATGTAGAACAGGGAATCGTCGATATCGGTATTATTGGGGAAAATGAAGTTTTAGAACAAAACAAGAACGTGGATTTTGTAAGAAAACTCGGTTTTGCCAATTGCAGTCTTTCATTAGCAATTCCGAAAGATCAGGACTATTCAGATCTCAGCTTTTTTCAAGGAAAGAAGATTGCAACTTCCTATCCGACAATCGTTAAAAATTACTTTGAAAAAAATAACATCAGTGCAGAAATTGTTGAGATTTCCGGAAGTGTGGAGATTGCTCCAAGTATCGGATTAGCAGATGCGATCGCTGATTTAGTAAGTTCTGGAAGTACACTTTTACACAATGGTTTGAAAGAAGTTGAAGAAGTTTTAAAGAGTGAGGCTGTTTTGATTTCGAGCAGAAATCTTCCCGATGGTATTTCAATAATTCTTGAATCTTTTCTTTTTAGAATTCAAGCGGTGATCAATTCCAGAGAGAATAAATATATTTTGTTGAACGCTCCAAATGAGTCCATTGAAAAGATCATTAATATTTTACCAGGCATGAAATCCCCAACTGTTTTACCACTCGCTGAAACAGGATGGAGTAGTATTCACTCCGTAGTTCGTGAAAATAAATTCTGGAAAATTATTGATGAGTTGAAAAAGTTTGGAGCAGAGGGAATTCTCGTAATTCCAATTGAAAAAATGGTTTTGTAA
- the hisD gene encoding histidinol dehydrogenase produces the protein MKNIFKYPAQNTWETLLKRPALEKKDLRNTVQDIFLKVKEDGDAALKEFAIKFDQVSIAQLLVSKGEIEFAVAQVSRELKAAIDQAKENIFKFHAAQKEQSTEIETTEGVICWQESRAIEKVGLYIPGGTAPLFSTVLMLAVPAQIAGCKEVMLCTPPQKDGSINPAILYTAQLCGITKIFKVGGAQAIAALTFGTETIAKVDKIFGPGNQYVTQAKQLAMEYNVAIDLPAGPSEVLVIADEEAKQEFCAADLLSQAEHGTDSQVIFISTDEIVFNDTLKEIEKQLLELPRNEIAKLALENSRFVLMRTIDEALEMSNFYAPEHLILAVENPRNYIGKITNAGSVFLGNYTPESAGDYASGTNHTLPTNGFAKNYSGVSLDSFVKKITIQEISKTGLLNIGKIIELMAAAEGLDAHKNAVSLRLKSLENGI, from the coding sequence ATGAAAAATATATTTAAATATCCAGCACAAAATACGTGGGAAACACTCTTGAAAAGGCCAGCTCTTGAAAAGAAAGATTTAAGAAATACCGTTCAGGATATTTTCTTAAAAGTAAAAGAAGATGGTGATGCTGCTTTGAAGGAGTTTGCGATAAAATTTGATCAGGTAAGCATTGCTCAATTATTAGTTTCGAAAGGAGAAATAGAATTTGCCGTCGCCCAGGTTTCACGAGAATTAAAGGCTGCGATCGATCAGGCGAAAGAAAATATTTTCAAATTTCACGCTGCTCAAAAAGAGCAATCCACTGAAATTGAAACCACTGAAGGAGTTATTTGTTGGCAAGAATCCAGAGCAATTGAAAAAGTAGGATTGTATATTCCGGGTGGAACGGCGCCACTTTTTTCTACCGTTTTAATGTTGGCTGTTCCGGCTCAAATTGCCGGATGCAAAGAAGTAATGCTTTGTACGCCACCACAAAAAGACGGATCAATCAATCCTGCGATTTTGTATACCGCGCAATTGTGTGGAATTACCAAAATTTTTAAAGTCGGCGGCGCTCAGGCAATTGCTGCTTTAACTTTCGGTACTGAAACAATTGCTAAAGTTGATAAGATTTTCGGTCCTGGAAATCAATACGTGACGCAAGCAAAACAATTGGCGATGGAATATAATGTCGCCATCGATCTACCAGCGGGTCCAAGTGAAGTTTTAGTGATCGCTGATGAAGAAGCAAAACAAGAATTTTGCGCGGCAGACTTATTATCACAAGCCGAGCACGGAACGGATTCTCAAGTGATTTTTATTTCAACAGATGAAATTGTTTTTAATGACACTTTAAAGGAAATTGAAAAACAATTACTAGAACTTCCACGTAATGAAATTGCAAAGCTTGCTTTAGAAAACAGTCGTTTTGTTCTGATGAGAACTATTGATGAAGCGCTTGAAATGAGCAATTTCTACGCTCCTGAACATTTAATTTTAGCAGTAGAAAATCCTAGAAATTATATTGGGAAAATTACCAATGCCGGTTCTGTTTTCCTCGGAAATTATACGCCTGAATCAGCCGGCGATTATGCGAGCGGAACGAACCACACTTTGCCAACCAACGGATTTGCAAAAAATTACAGTGGCGTTTCCCTCGACAGTTTTGTGAAAAAAATCACCATTCAGGAAATTTCAAAAACCGGCCTTCTAAATATAGGAAAAATCATCGAATTAATGGCCGCTGCAGAAGGTTTGGATGCTCACAAAAATGCAGTTTCACTTCGCTTAAAATCTTTAGAAAATGGAATTTAA
- the hisC gene encoding histidinol-phosphate transaminase: MEFNLEQTIRPHLVGMKSYSASRPSDDKDQFILLDANENPFGNYNRYPDAENVQLKRKLAEINKIDASNLFLGNGSDELIDLLMRIFCDPEKDSIMVFNPSFVMYEIYAKMNNVAVEKLQLNLDFQLNKTEFEDALTKTKAKILFLCSPNNPTGNSIDDLEFYIQSFNRIVVVDEAYIEFSPEESAVRLLKKYPNLIVLKTLSKAYGMAGLRIGVGISAPEIASFINRFKPPYNISSESQRLALRQLQNEKEQAENIQIILSEKDKLKKGLTENKEVVKIYPSDTNFFLIEFKDAEKVYQKLLQANIWTSLRHPALKNCLRLSVGKPAENLKVLNVLSEIKS; the protein is encoded by the coding sequence ATGGAATTTAATTTAGAACAAACAATCAGACCACATTTGGTGGGAATGAAATCCTATTCAGCGTCGCGACCGAGTGACGACAAAGACCAGTTTATTTTGTTGGATGCCAACGAAAATCCGTTCGGAAATTACAACCGTTATCCCGATGCTGAAAATGTTCAGCTCAAAAGAAAACTGGCGGAGATCAATAAAATAGACGCATCTAATTTATTTTTAGGAAATGGCAGCGACGAGTTGATCGACTTATTGATGCGAATATTTTGTGATCCTGAAAAAGATTCGATCATGGTATTCAATCCGAGTTTTGTGATGTACGAGATTTATGCAAAAATGAATAATGTAGCGGTTGAAAAACTGCAGTTAAATTTAGATTTTCAATTGAATAAAACGGAGTTTGAAGACGCGCTAACAAAAACGAAGGCTAAAATTTTGTTCCTCTGTTCGCCTAATAATCCAACGGGAAATTCCATCGACGATTTAGAATTTTATATTCAAAGCTTTAATAGAATCGTAGTGGTGGATGAAGCGTATATCGAGTTTTCTCCAGAAGAATCAGCTGTTCGTTTATTAAAAAAATATCCGAATTTAATTGTTTTAAAAACCTTATCCAAAGCGTACGGAATGGCAGGATTAAGAATCGGCGTTGGGATTTCTGCACCAGAAATTGCTTCCTTTATTAATCGGTTCAAACCTCCTTATAATATCAGTTCAGAAAGCCAAAGACTGGCTTTACGGCAATTACAAAACGAAAAAGAACAGGCGGAAAATATCCAAATAATTTTATCAGAGAAAGATAAATTGAAGAAAGGTTTGACAGAAAATAAAGAGGTAGTGAAGATCTATCCATCTGACACCAATTTCTTTTTGATCGAATTTAAAGATGCCGAAAAGGTTTATCAAAAATTACTTCAGGCCAACATCTGGACAAGTCTTCGTCATCCGGCTTTAAAAAATTGCCTACGCTTAAGTGTCGGGAAACCTGCCGAGAATTTAAAAGTTTTAAACGTATTATCAGAAATTAAATCATGA